Proteins found in one Cobetia sp. L2A1 genomic segment:
- a CDS encoding TrkH family potassium uptake protein has translation MSLRVIYRILGILLMLFSVTLVPPMVISLVFEDRTLSAFAIAMGITLLTGFLLYYPNRRARKELRNRDGFLITVLFWTVLGAFGSLPFMLAEDPNLSIIDAMFESFSGLTTTGATVMTGLDLLPHSILYYRQQLQWLGGMGIVVLAVAILPTLGIGGMQLYRTEIPGPLKDSKLTPRITETAKALWYIYAALTLVCFASYWAAGMSWFDALGHSFSTVAVGGFSTHDASIGYFDSATIEMICVFFMVVSSISFGLHFAAWREGRISHYLRDPETRFFLILLLILSCVTIAGLLLTGSYDDSKALRHGLFEAVSIATTTGFGVADFTGWPGVLPMMLFIAAFIGACSGSAGGGMKVIRILLILKQGAREIYRLIHPNAILSIKVGRMRISEGVAEAVWGFFSVYLLLFVLMMLGMLATGLDQVTAWSAVGSALNNLGPGLGGVATHFGDIPSTAKGILILAMLLGRLEIFTILVLFAPAFWRR, from the coding sequence ATGAGCTTGCGCGTGATCTATCGCATCCTCGGCATCCTGTTGATGCTTTTCAGCGTGACGCTGGTGCCGCCGATGGTGATCTCGCTCGTGTTCGAAGATCGCACTCTAAGCGCCTTCGCCATCGCAATGGGCATCACTCTGCTGACGGGTTTTCTGCTCTACTATCCCAATCGACGGGCGCGCAAAGAGCTCAGAAACCGTGATGGGTTCCTGATCACGGTACTGTTCTGGACCGTACTGGGAGCCTTCGGGTCATTGCCTTTCATGCTGGCAGAAGACCCGAATCTGTCGATCATCGACGCCATGTTCGAATCCTTCTCAGGCCTTACCACGACTGGTGCGACGGTGATGACAGGCCTCGACCTGCTGCCGCACTCCATCCTTTATTATCGCCAGCAGCTACAGTGGTTAGGCGGCATGGGGATCGTGGTATTGGCGGTGGCGATCCTGCCGACATTGGGTATCGGTGGCATGCAGCTCTATCGCACCGAGATTCCCGGCCCGCTGAAGGATTCCAAGCTGACGCCGCGTATTACCGAGACAGCCAAGGCACTGTGGTATATCTACGCTGCGCTGACGCTGGTGTGCTTTGCCAGCTACTGGGCAGCCGGCATGAGTTGGTTCGATGCACTGGGACACAGTTTCTCGACGGTTGCCGTTGGCGGATTCTCGACACACGATGCCAGCATCGGCTACTTCGATTCCGCTACCATAGAGATGATCTGTGTGTTCTTCATGGTGGTGTCTTCAATCAGCTTCGGGCTGCACTTCGCCGCGTGGCGCGAAGGCCGCATCAGCCACTATCTGCGGGATCCGGAAACACGTTTCTTCCTGATTCTGCTGCTGATTCTGAGCTGCGTCACCATCGCTGGCCTGCTGCTCACCGGCAGCTACGATGATAGCAAGGCATTGCGCCACGGGCTCTTCGAAGCAGTATCCATCGCGACCACCACTGGCTTCGGCGTCGCCGACTTCACCGGCTGGCCTGGCGTGCTGCCGATGATGCTGTTCATCGCCGCCTTTATCGGCGCGTGTTCCGGCTCGGCGGGGGGGGGCATGAAGGTCATTCGCATTCTGCTGATCCTCAAGCAGGGAGCACGCGAGATCTACCGTCTGATTCACCCCAATGCCATCCTGTCGATCAAGGTAGGACGCATGCGTATCTCGGAAGGCGTGGCCGAGGCAGTCTGGGGCTTCTTCTCCGTCTACCTGCTGCTGTTTGTACTGATGATGCTGGGCATGCTGGCGACAGGTCTCGATCAGGTGACTGCCTGGTCAGCCGTCGGGTCGGCACTCAACAATCTGGGCCCGGGGCTCGGTGGGGTCGCCACCCACTTCGGCGATATTCCCAGCACTGCCAAAGGCATTCTGATATTGGCGATGTTGCTCGGCCGCCTCGAGATTTTCACCATCCTGGTACTGTTCGCACCTGCCTTCTGGCGGCGCTGA
- a CDS encoding tRNA-uridine aminocarboxypropyltransferase — protein sequence MCDSRSSLADAEPTALAEDLSFSDDRDTKDRGGITTLPSGEPEEWQGSHPRREFKARGSQVVRCEACRLPQLNCLCPYRVKAESRIRFWLITHPLEHYKPTNTGRLIGDVLEGTDVFSWYRVEPDPRLLALLEDDRYQPFIIFPDDQSDYADRVVDVNAIAGVGEGVPTHTATGELRIPVFIMLDGTWRQARRIFRRSPYLDGLPVLPLHSRRLTRYHLRKAASEAHLCTAEVAAELLRQAGEEAAASVLDDYFDAFNDCYRASRIHYVLEPTAAMIRLLARREASDSSE from the coding sequence ATGTGTGATTCCCGCTCCTCGTTGGCAGATGCCGAGCCGACCGCTCTGGCCGAAGACCTTTCCTTTTCTGATGACCGTGATACCAAGGATAGGGGCGGCATCACTACACTGCCCAGTGGCGAGCCTGAGGAATGGCAAGGTAGCCATCCGCGGCGTGAGTTCAAGGCCCGCGGCAGTCAGGTAGTTCGCTGCGAGGCCTGCCGTCTGCCACAGCTCAACTGCCTGTGTCCTTATCGCGTCAAGGCAGAGTCACGTATCCGCTTCTGGTTGATCACGCACCCGCTGGAACACTACAAGCCGACCAACACCGGGCGGTTGATTGGTGATGTACTGGAAGGTACTGACGTCTTCAGCTGGTATCGCGTCGAGCCAGATCCGCGGTTGTTGGCGTTATTGGAGGATGATCGTTATCAGCCGTTCATCATCTTCCCGGATGATCAGTCGGACTATGCTGATCGTGTGGTAGATGTGAACGCCATTGCAGGGGTGGGTGAGGGCGTGCCGACGCATACCGCGACGGGGGAGCTGCGTATTCCTGTCTTTATCATGCTTGACGGTACCTGGCGTCAGGCGCGGCGTATCTTCCGAAGGAGCCCCTACCTGGATGGCTTGCCGGTACTGCCGCTGCACTCCCGGCGGCTCACTCGTTATCACTTGCGCAAGGCTGCATCCGAGGCACATCTATGCACGGCAGAGGTTGCCGCAGAGTTATTGCGTCAGGCAGGGGAAGAGGCCGCAGCCAGTGTGCTGGATGATTACTTTGACGCTTTTAACGATTGCTACCGTGCTAGCCGTATTCACTATGTACTGGAGCCGACAGCGGCGATGATTCGCTTGTTGGCCAGACGTGAAGCTAGCGACAGCAGCGAGTAA
- a CDS encoding bile acid:sodium symporter family protein: protein MFETLNRFFPLWALVFAGLAVIAPTPFVALKDFIQPLLALIMFAMGLTLSREDFIRVARRPWPIALGLLLQYTVMPLAAFLIARVLGLDPALTVGMVLVGATAGGTSSNVMTWLAGGHVALSVSMTMASTLLSIVMTPLLTWWLLGTDINVPVGGMLFSIAKLVVAPIVLGVIVHHFARDAIREWESALASLAMLAIVLIIAIVVSLNVGRLATLGPLVALAVVAHNAIGLGAGYGLSRLFGLDERTARTIAIEVGMQNSGLAASLASQFFSATAALPGAIFSIWHNVSGSLLAGYWKRRPPKFVTGSKHRYEV from the coding sequence ATGTTCGAGACGCTCAATCGCTTCTTCCCCCTGTGGGCCTTGGTCTTTGCAGGCCTCGCAGTCATTGCGCCGACGCCTTTTGTCGCGCTCAAGGACTTCATTCAGCCACTGCTGGCGCTGATCATGTTTGCCATGGGCTTGACGTTGTCACGCGAAGACTTTATCCGTGTGGCTCGTCGTCCATGGCCCATCGCGCTGGGCTTGCTTCTTCAATATACCGTAATGCCCCTGGCTGCTTTCCTGATCGCGCGGGTACTGGGGCTGGATCCGGCGCTGACCGTTGGCATGGTATTGGTCGGTGCGACGGCTGGAGGTACCTCCTCCAATGTAATGACATGGCTGGCGGGTGGCCATGTCGCCTTGTCCGTATCGATGACCATGGCGTCGACGCTACTCTCCATCGTCATGACACCTCTGCTGACCTGGTGGCTGCTGGGTACCGACATCAATGTGCCGGTGGGCGGGATGTTGTTCAGCATCGCCAAGCTGGTAGTCGCACCCATCGTGCTCGGTGTGATCGTGCATCACTTCGCGCGTGATGCGATTCGCGAGTGGGAATCTGCATTGGCGAGTCTGGCCATGCTGGCGATCGTACTGATCATTGCTATCGTGGTATCGCTCAATGTCGGTCGCCTTGCCACACTCGGCCCGCTGGTCGCATTGGCCGTGGTCGCGCACAACGCGATCGGCCTGGGTGCTGGTTACGGCCTGTCGCGTCTATTCGGGCTGGATGAGCGTACCGCGCGCACCATCGCCATTGAGGTCGGCATGCAGAATTCTGGCCTCGCCGCCTCATTGGCGAGTCAGTTCTTCTCGGCGACGGCAGCTCTTCCCGGGGCGATCTTCTCCATCTGGCACAACGTGTCAGGCTCGCTGTTGGCGGGTTACTGGAAGCGCCGTCCGCCGAAGTTCGTCACGGGTAGCAAGCATCGTTACGAGGTGTAG
- a CDS encoding SIR2 family NAD-dependent protein deacylase has protein sequence MSEGFKDPGARHGRHLVVLSGAGISAESGLRTFRAEDGLWEEHRLEDIATPQAFRRDPEQVLRFYDDRRAQVRRARPNAAHKALAELEQNGFRVSVITQNIDDLHERAGSREVMHLHGEILKARSSVDHGLRYPLTRGGIRLGDLCDKGSQLRPDVVWFGEAVPLYGIAEELAAEADLLLIVGTSLKVMPASNLYAAAPLDAPIILIDPNANELAEPGVLPLAESAGQALPRLVRHWLYQGHLGLPDTL, from the coding sequence ATGAGTGAAGGTTTCAAGGACCCGGGCGCACGGCATGGGCGTCATCTGGTCGTACTTAGCGGTGCTGGCATCAGCGCTGAAAGTGGTCTGCGTACCTTCCGTGCCGAGGATGGTTTGTGGGAGGAGCATCGACTGGAGGACATCGCTACGCCGCAGGCGTTTCGGCGTGACCCGGAACAAGTGCTGCGCTTTTATGATGATCGCCGTGCTCAGGTAAGGCGGGCGCGACCCAATGCCGCTCACAAGGCGCTGGCAGAGCTTGAGCAGAATGGCTTTCGTGTGTCGGTCATCACTCAGAATATTGATGATCTGCACGAGCGTGCGGGTTCCCGCGAGGTCATGCATTTACATGGCGAGATTCTCAAGGCGCGTTCGAGTGTCGATCATGGTCTGCGCTATCCACTGACTCGCGGCGGTATACGACTGGGTGACCTGTGTGACAAGGGCAGTCAGCTACGGCCGGATGTCGTGTGGTTTGGCGAGGCTGTGCCGCTTTACGGGATTGCCGAGGAACTCGCAGCCGAAGCCGATCTGCTGTTGATCGTTGGTACGTCACTCAAGGTGATGCCGGCGTCCAATCTCTATGCGGCGGCACCATTGGATGCTCCGATCATTCTGATAGACCCCAATGCCAATGAGCTCGCCGAGCCGGGAGTGCTTCCGTTAGCCGAGAGTGCTGGTCAGGCGTTGCCGCGCCTTGTGCGCCATTGGTTGTATCAGGGTCATCTTGGCTTGCCTGATACGTTATGA
- the aceK gene encoding bifunctional isocitrate dehydrogenase kinase/phosphatase, with product MSRYESEERGNGQQGLRLAATVLHGFDEYRSRFKHISSDARRRFIEADWREAQQASAARINLYDEKVAATMERLERAFVTERLNECTLWTDAKQHYMALIDQRLDYKLAETFYNSIFCNVFSHRHIRDEWMFVSSSRQEPARHSGLSISHRVPVSGNWAGALESVLCEAPLGIAFEHQGRDVTLGAEMLLDVLPAHVRDAPDAAFEVLRSVFYRNKGAYLVGRIEGGGETLPLVLPVLHTERDGVYLDTVIIEPEEVSIIFSFTRAYFQVEIEVPGEVVGFLQTLMPDKPIGELYAAIGFYKHGKTELFRGLNEHVASRSDQFIIAPGVRGMVMAVFVLPSYRLVFKLIKDRFAPGKDMSRDQVREKYRLVKRHDRVGRLADTQEFSNFAVGRDHFDPECLAELLEVCGSSISLRGNKVLIRHCYTERMMTPLNLYLAQCDAEETRAVLNDYGNAIKQLAAADIFPGDMLLKNFGVTRHGRVVFYDYDEINYLTECNFREIPEAHYPEQELASEPWYSVGPNDIFPEEFGPFLFADMGLRKLFHELHPEIFQASWWRGLQDAIAAGRVIDVYPYRNKRRFGIDRSQDFIDD from the coding sequence ATGAGCAGGTACGAAAGTGAGGAACGGGGCAATGGTCAGCAGGGGCTGCGGCTGGCAGCGACGGTGCTACATGGCTTCGATGAATATCGCTCGCGCTTCAAGCATATCTCCAGTGATGCACGGCGACGTTTCATTGAGGCCGATTGGCGCGAGGCGCAGCAAGCGTCGGCGGCACGTATCAACCTGTATGACGAGAAAGTGGCAGCGACGATGGAGCGGCTTGAGCGCGCTTTCGTTACAGAGCGACTGAACGAATGTACGTTGTGGACCGATGCCAAGCAGCACTACATGGCCTTGATCGACCAGCGCCTTGACTATAAGTTGGCAGAGACGTTCTACAACTCCATATTTTGTAACGTGTTTTCTCACCGGCACATCCGCGATGAGTGGATGTTCGTTTCATCTTCGCGGCAGGAGCCTGCCCGTCACTCAGGGTTGAGCATCAGTCACCGTGTCCCTGTGAGCGGTAACTGGGCAGGTGCGCTTGAGAGCGTACTGTGCGAGGCCCCACTCGGCATTGCTTTTGAGCACCAAGGACGCGATGTCACGCTGGGTGCCGAGATGCTGCTTGATGTTCTACCGGCACATGTCCGCGATGCACCGGATGCAGCCTTCGAGGTGTTGCGTAGCGTGTTCTATCGCAATAAAGGTGCCTATCTGGTCGGGCGTATCGAAGGTGGTGGAGAGACGCTGCCCCTGGTGTTACCGGTACTGCATACCGAGCGTGACGGTGTCTATCTGGATACCGTCATCATCGAGCCGGAAGAAGTCTCGATCATCTTCTCGTTCACCCGCGCCTATTTTCAGGTGGAAATCGAGGTGCCTGGCGAGGTGGTAGGTTTCCTGCAGACCCTGATGCCAGACAAGCCCATCGGCGAGCTTTATGCCGCCATCGGCTTTTATAAGCACGGCAAGACAGAATTGTTCCGCGGCCTCAATGAACATGTCGCGAGTCGTTCGGATCAATTCATCATCGCACCGGGTGTGCGGGGCATGGTGATGGCGGTATTCGTGCTGCCTAGCTACCGATTGGTGTTCAAACTGATCAAGGACCGTTTCGCGCCCGGCAAGGACATGAGCCGTGATCAGGTGCGCGAGAAGTATCGCCTGGTCAAGCGTCATGATCGTGTCGGACGACTGGCGGACACTCAAGAGTTCTCCAACTTTGCCGTTGGCCGTGATCATTTTGATCCCGAGTGTCTAGCTGAGCTGTTGGAGGTCTGTGGCTCTTCCATCAGTCTGCGTGGCAACAAGGTACTGATCCGTCATTGTTATACCGAGCGCATGATGACACCGCTCAATCTCTATCTGGCACAGTGTGATGCAGAGGAGACGCGTGCGGTACTGAACGACTACGGCAATGCGATCAAGCAGCTGGCGGCCGCCGATATCTTCCCTGGCGACATGCTGCTCAAGAATTTCGGTGTCACGCGTCATGGGCGCGTCGTCTTCTATGATTATGACGAGATCAATTACCTCACGGAGTGTAATTTCCGCGAGATTCCCGAGGCGCATTATCCTGAGCAGGAATTGGCCAGCGAGCCGTGGTATTCGGTCGGACCCAATGACATCTTTCCTGAAGAATTTGGTCCTTTCCTGTTTGCAGACATGGGGCTGCGTAAGCTGTTCCATGAGCTGCACCCGGAGATTTTTCAAGCCAGTTGGTGGCGAGGGTTACAGGATGCCATTGCGGCTGGCCGCGTGATTGATGTGTATCCCTATCGCAACAAACGGCGCTTTGGTATTGATCGCAGTCAGGACTTTATAGATGACTGA
- the ttcA gene encoding tRNA 2-thiocytidine(32) synthetase TtcA, with product MLTPDTESFTDTRGTFSATSKRDLNKLQRRLRRQVGTAITDYGMIRDGDKVMVCLSGGKDSYTMLDILMNLQRNAPVEFSLVAVNLDQKQPGFPEHVLPAWLESVGVEYHVLERDTYSIVKEKVPEGKTTCGLCSRLRRGSLYSFAQEIGATKIALGHHRDDILETLFLNMFFGGKLKTMPPKLLSDDQRNIVIRPLAYCRESDIEAYSAAREFPIIPCNLCGSQENLQRQVVKDMLQDWERQYPGRLETMFHAVTSVAPSHLADRELFDFAGLDDTRDRFKASRIDALDMDSEQASMAEDLFEAERRVQPASGLDMALGREV from the coding sequence ATGCTCACACCTGATACCGAGTCCTTTACGGACACCCGTGGCACATTCAGTGCCACCAGCAAGCGCGACCTCAACAAGCTGCAACGACGGCTACGGCGTCAGGTCGGTACCGCGATCACTGATTACGGCATGATTCGTGATGGTGACAAGGTGATGGTATGCCTGTCTGGCGGCAAGGACTCCTACACCATGCTGGATATCCTGATGAACCTGCAGCGCAATGCGCCGGTGGAGTTCAGCCTGGTGGCAGTGAATCTAGATCAGAAACAGCCCGGCTTCCCGGAGCATGTATTGCCCGCCTGGCTTGAGTCGGTCGGTGTCGAATACCACGTTCTCGAGCGCGACACCTACTCCATCGTCAAGGAGAAGGTGCCGGAAGGAAAGACTACTTGCGGGCTTTGCTCGCGCCTGCGTCGTGGCTCGCTTTACAGCTTTGCCCAGGAAATCGGTGCGACCAAGATAGCGCTTGGCCATCATCGCGATGACATTCTCGAGACTTTATTCCTCAATATGTTCTTCGGGGGCAAGCTCAAGACAATGCCGCCCAAGCTGCTCTCGGATGATCAGCGCAATATCGTCATTCGCCCGCTTGCCTACTGCCGTGAATCCGATATCGAGGCCTATTCCGCCGCGCGTGAATTCCCGATCATTCCCTGCAACCTGTGTGGTTCTCAGGAAAATCTGCAGCGTCAGGTGGTCAAGGACATGCTGCAGGACTGGGAGCGCCAGTATCCGGGGCGCCTGGAAACCATGTTCCATGCGGTAACCTCCGTTGCGCCGTCGCACCTTGCGGACCGTGAGCTGTTCGACTTTGCCGGGTTGGATGACACCAGAGATCGTTTCAAGGCATCACGCATCGATGCACTGGACATGGACTCCGAGCAAGCCAGCATGGCCGAGGACCTTTTCGAGGCAGAACGTCGTGTTCAGCCGGCGTCTGGTCTCGATATGGCGTTGGGGCGAGAGGTTTAG
- a CDS encoding 3'-5' exonuclease: MFQQIRRAADRRRHAHGEFSELFMPWHGDDLGGERVALDCETTSLEVGRAELVSIAAVRFDVRRIQTSSALSIHLQRPNSLQADSIRIHRLRGIDLHGGESLGDALKHLLAFIGNRPLVGWCIDFDVAVINRHLRPRLGFDLPNRRHDLARDYLRSCHHAQPESHPDLRFEAMADALGVPVIGRHTALGDAVTSALMAQRLMLPESSDKARKRLV, from the coding sequence ATGTTTCAGCAGATAAGACGTGCCGCTGATCGCCGCCGGCATGCGCATGGTGAGTTTTCCGAGCTATTCATGCCGTGGCATGGCGATGATCTGGGAGGGGAGCGGGTAGCACTGGACTGCGAGACCACCAGTCTGGAGGTCGGTCGAGCGGAGCTGGTATCAATAGCGGCGGTACGCTTCGATGTACGGCGCATACAGACATCCAGTGCGCTCTCGATTCATCTTCAGCGACCCAATAGCCTGCAGGCTGATTCGATCCGTATTCATCGCCTGCGTGGTATTGATCTACACGGCGGCGAATCATTAGGCGATGCCCTGAAGCACTTGTTGGCGTTTATCGGCAACCGGCCGCTAGTGGGCTGGTGCATTGATTTTGATGTTGCCGTGATCAATCGGCATTTACGGCCGCGGTTGGGCTTTGATTTACCTAACCGGCGCCATGATCTGGCACGTGACTATCTACGTAGTTGCCACCATGCACAACCAGAGTCTCATCCTGATCTACGTTTTGAGGCCATGGCCGACGCTCTGGGCGTACCAGTGATCGGTCGGCATACCGCCCTGGGCGACGCCGTCACCAGTGCACTGATGGCACAGCGCCTGATGTTGCCAGAATCATCGGATAAGGCTCGCAAGCGGCTGGTATAA
- a CDS encoding DUF294 nucleotidyltransferase-like domain-containing protein has product MQATLVDIPFDEPPFRLLDSRSRQRLAESVDLRYFEALAQPLTPGAVGDAVYIIHKGEVAELAPETPLPESSVLEQAAHEGRDAWASLHIGHYSQGDIFGALTLLNGECRTRFVCEQETLCYQLPAAIFHQLCADNPDFGHFFQRSLRDKARLLAAYRDTRLGPSRDQTDFMLARVMDCMRPPLVVAATSSIDAGVRALEAARADSLIIEVEGRYGVVTRTDLLNALVLEGLAPTHRLAPLGSFSLVAVTADDYLFQALVQMTRHRVARVVVQQSPGPDSLVVGVIELTDVLGFFSNRSQLVSLEIERANDMEALALASARLPELIRALVLQGVHLRHAMALLSALNGRLVERTFVMTVTEARRETCCLMLMGSEGRGEQLLKTDQDNGLILADGDQWPECEAVMESFSAALARLGYPPCPGNVMVTNPHWVATESRWRGKIARWCAGRDGEALMNLAIVFDARASGGNAELVDSLRSHLVRHVNHDALLLSHFARAALRFSTPLTLFGSLRTPRHGIDIKKGGIFPLVHGVRTMALERGVMATSTFARLDALVADGSIGARDSEDLSESLSLFSELRLRQQLRRLDEASAIPASAERTLGAVSDDMDEGSANLIITQSLSSLERDLLRDALSRVKDFKQRLTHRYHLEY; this is encoded by the coding sequence ATGCAAGCCACATTGGTTGATATACCGTTCGATGAGCCTCCGTTCAGGCTGCTGGATTCACGCAGTCGTCAGCGTCTGGCGGAAAGTGTTGATCTTCGTTATTTCGAAGCGTTGGCCCAGCCGCTGACACCAGGCGCGGTAGGTGACGCCGTCTACATCATTCACAAGGGAGAGGTGGCGGAGTTGGCCCCCGAGACACCGCTACCAGAGTCGTCCGTGTTGGAACAGGCTGCCCACGAAGGGCGGGATGCCTGGGCCAGTTTGCATATTGGACATTACAGCCAGGGGGATATTTTTGGTGCGCTGACGCTGCTCAACGGTGAGTGCCGCACACGTTTTGTCTGTGAGCAGGAAACCTTGTGCTATCAACTTCCGGCGGCAATTTTTCATCAGTTGTGCGCGGATAACCCCGATTTTGGTCACTTTTTTCAGCGCAGTTTGCGTGATAAAGCACGGTTGCTAGCTGCCTACCGTGATACCCGGCTTGGACCGAGTCGTGACCAGACAGACTTCATGCTGGCTCGCGTGATGGACTGTATGCGACCGCCATTGGTGGTCGCGGCTACCAGCAGTATCGATGCTGGTGTGAGAGCGCTGGAGGCAGCGCGCGCTGACAGTCTGATTATCGAGGTGGAAGGGCGCTATGGCGTTGTGACGCGTACTGATTTACTCAATGCGCTCGTATTGGAGGGGCTGGCGCCGACACATCGATTGGCTCCTCTGGGCAGTTTTTCACTGGTGGCTGTCACGGCCGATGACTACCTCTTTCAGGCGCTTGTCCAGATGACGCGTCATCGCGTCGCGAGGGTCGTGGTACAGCAGTCGCCGGGACCGGATTCACTTGTCGTCGGTGTGATTGAGCTCACTGATGTATTGGGATTCTTTTCCAATCGTAGTCAGTTGGTGAGTCTGGAGATTGAACGTGCCAATGATATGGAAGCGCTGGCGCTGGCCAGTGCTCGTCTACCGGAACTCATACGCGCGCTAGTGCTGCAGGGCGTGCATCTACGACACGCGATGGCACTGCTCAGCGCGCTCAATGGGCGACTTGTCGAGCGTACCTTCGTGATGACGGTAACCGAGGCGCGGCGAGAGACCTGCTGTCTGATGTTGATGGGTAGCGAAGGACGTGGAGAACAGCTGCTTAAAACCGATCAGGACAATGGGCTGATTCTCGCTGATGGTGATCAGTGGCCTGAGTGCGAAGCAGTCATGGAAAGCTTCAGCGCTGCGCTTGCACGACTGGGTTATCCGCCATGTCCAGGTAACGTGATGGTCACCAATCCGCATTGGGTCGCTACGGAGTCGCGTTGGCGTGGCAAGATTGCCCGATGGTGCGCGGGGCGTGACGGTGAGGCTCTGATGAATCTGGCCATCGTCTTTGATGCGCGAGCGAGTGGCGGCAATGCGGAATTGGTCGATAGCCTGCGCAGTCACCTGGTACGTCACGTCAATCATGATGCGCTGCTGCTTTCGCATTTCGCTCGTGCGGCGTTACGTTTCTCGACACCGCTGACACTGTTCGGCTCGCTGCGTACGCCGCGACATGGCATCGATATCAAGAAAGGTGGCATTTTTCCTCTCGTCCATGGCGTACGCACGATGGCGCTGGAACGTGGCGTGATGGCAACCAGTACCTTTGCTCGGTTGGACGCTCTTGTCGCGGATGGCAGTATCGGAGCGCGTGACAGCGAAGACCTCTCTGAGTCGCTATCGTTGTTTTCCGAGCTACGCCTGCGCCAACAGCTACGCCGTCTGGATGAAGCATCAGCTATCCCGGCATCAGCGGAGAGGACTTTGGGGGCAGTGTCTGATGACATGGATGAGGGGAGTGCCAACTTGATCATCACTCAGTCACTGTCATCTCTGGAGCGTGATCTGCTGCGTGATGCCCTCAGTCGAGTAAAGGACTTCAAGCAACGCCTGACCCACCGTTACCACCTCGAATATTGA